The genomic region GGTCCCGCTGGCGCCAGAGCCTGGCCCTGCGGATTCCGGTGGAGGAACTGGCAGGAGATCCCGCCGCGAACACGGTGGACCTGGAGCTACGCTTCGAATTCGACAGCACAGACACCAACGACAACGCCACCGTCAAGGGCATCGGTATCGGTCCGATCGACGTCAAGCGCTCACAGTCGGTGATGCTCTCCCAGATCGCCTACGACGAGGACCACTCCGACCGCAGCGTCTCGGAGACCAACCGTCCCCGGGGCAAGCCGACGACGGTGACGACCTACGACGAGGCGACGGGCGCGGTGATCCATGTCCGCAGCCTGCGCTAGCAGGAGCGCTTCGGCCTGGTCTCCGCGGAGCGCAGCGAGCTGGACTGGGAGCGGGACGGGGCCTTCGATAGTTTCGAGACGGCCTACAGCTACGACGACCAGCCCGGGGGCCTCGGTCTGCTGTTGCGCCAGCGGCTGCCCTTCCCGGAAGGTGCCTCCATCAGCCACCAGCACCCCGAATACGGCCTGAGCTACCGCCACGGCGCCCTGACGGGCGTGGCGATCTACGACACCGCGGGCGCCACCACGCCCTGGCAGGAGGTGATCCCCGACAGCGCGGCCACTGCCGGCATCGAGTACAATGTGGCCGGCGGCATCCACCGCCTGCGCTACGGCAACGGTACGGAGACCGTGACGGACGTCAACGCGGCCTTCCTGCCGAGCCGGATTTACGTGGAAGGGGCGGGGAGCGTGCTCTTCGATACCGGCAGCTACGCCTACGACGGCGCGCGGAATATCAAGCAGATCGGCAGCGACCTCTACCGCTATGATCTCGCGAACCGCCTGGACTGGGCGCGGATGAGCTACGAGAAGAACGGCACGTCGCAGAGCAACGACATCGACTATGTCTATGATCGCTACGGCAACATGACCGACCGGCTGGTCACGGGAGATACTCCACCCGACGGCCTCCACTTCTCCGGCCGGATCTACACCGCCGCGGGCGCGAGCTTCCCCGACAACCGGATCCACGGCGCCGATTTCTTGTACGATCAAAACGGCAACCTGACCCAGGAGCCGACCCACGACCAGGCCGGCGGCTTCAACTACTTCTTCAGCCCCGAAAACCGCTTGAGCTACGTGCAGAAATACTTGTCCGGCGGCGCGCTGCTCCAGCAAGCGAGCTACGACTCGGAAGGCAACCGCTGGCTGCGGATCACCAGTGCCAGCGGCGGCAAGGCCCTGATCACCCTGCGGGACGCGGGCGGCCAGGTGGTGGCGGACTACGAGGTCAAGAGCACGGACGACGTCCCCTCGCTGACCAAGGAGTACCTCCGCGGCGCAGGCGGCCTGCTGGCGATCCACTCCACCTGCGGCCCCCGCCCCGACCTGGTGTACGGCAACCCCCGCAAGGTGGGCACCGAGTACCGCTTCCACAAGTACGACCACATGGCCCCCTCGGGCGACTACCACATCTTCATCGAGTCCGAGTCGGGCCTGACCAAGACTCTGACCCGCCCGAGCAGTCTCGAGGACGAATTCGGCATCGACGAGAGCGAGTTCTTCCCGGGCGAGACCAACTGGATCAGCATCGAGACCACGGCGGAGTGCGGCACCACGGGCTACAGCAATGCCCTCTCCCTGCGCCGGGGCGGCGGAGGTGGCGGCTGCCTCAAGCAGGCCACCATGTTCCTCTACGCCCTGCGCACGGGCTTCGGCGACGACGGCTCCTCGAGCCAGGAGATCGGCACGTCGAACGACGGCTCGGACTGTCCCCTCGGCACGCTCTTCAATGCCTACTACCAGCCGGCGGGCAGCAACACCGTGGTCCTGCTCTACGCGCAGCCCCAGGGAATCCCGCGCATCCAACTCCCCGACCAACCCGCCGGCGCCGGCCACGGCCAGTACTGGTTCACAGCAGTCGACCCGGTGACCCTGGTCGAATTCGACCAGAGCGCCCCGATCACAGACGACGTGCGCACCACGACCCAGAACCAGAGCCCCGCGTCAGCACCCGCCTCCCACAACCTCCAATTCGTCCACCGCGATCACCTCGGCAGCACCCGCCTGATGACCGACGAGAACGGTGTCGAGATCGGTCGCTGGAAGTACTTTCCGTTCGGGATGGAAGCGGCGACGGAGGAGAGCGGCGACCCGAGGATGAAGTTCACGGGGCATGAAGATGACCAGAGCATCGGCGCTGCGCATATGCTGGCTCGGGTCGACGTTCTGGCACTTGCCATGTTCCTGTCAGTTGATCCGGGAGGTGTTCGGCTCGTATCACCGGGCAGCTGGAACCGATACATGTACGTGATGGGGAACCCGCTTTCATATTGCGACCCCTCCGGCGAAGATTCGTTCTGGGCGCTCCCACCAAAGGAACGAAGGTCGGTTGAAAGAGAGTTGGGTATAGTGCAACGAACTCTGAGTAAGCTGGGTGCTGGTGATGGAAGTGCAATTCTGGCTCCAGCAGGACCATACAGCATCTACGAGATGGTATTTGGTGGCCACGATTCAACATATGATGTCGAGTACCTTACTCCTGAACAGGATGGCTGGGCTGGTCTCGCGGCGCAGGGCTTTTTGGGGGGTAAAGCACAGATCGTTCTGAACTCGACTAGAATTGACAAGAGTGATGAACCACGACAACTGTTGAGAGTCCAAATGTTCACGGCTGCGCTCAGCTACCTTACAGGCAAGAAGGACACTGTTTCCTTGGCGCAAGTAGCTGTCAAGATGCGTGGCTTGCTTCGTCTCAGTGACAGGTTCGTTCGAGTGTGGCTGAAGGAGCTGATCAAGAACAGCTATATAGCGACACCGAATGGCCGCGCGCCTAGTAAGGCGACACAGGCTCTGCAGAACTTACTGGCCGATATTGAACGTGAAGGGAGAGCTGCTCGGATGATGATGGACGAGAGAAACGGCAACTGGATAAAGATACTCAGAGCCAGTCCCCAGTATAACAACTAGTCAACCGACAAGGTAGCTACGAACGCGGCGCAATTACATAGCCAGTGACCGGTTGGTCTATCCTATAGGGGCTTGTATAATGCTTGGGAGCAGGGGGATCTGTAGTTGTTGGCAGCTTTTGGGCACGCGGAGCCATCCTGGAGTCACGTTCTCTGGTTTCGTCGTGTCCC from Acidobacteriota bacterium harbors:
- a CDS encoding RHS repeat-associated core domain-containing protein; its protein translation is MRQRLPFPEGASISHQHPEYGLSYRHGALTGVAIYDTAGATTPWQEVIPDSAATAGIEYNVAGGIHRLRYGNGTETVTDVNAAFLPSRIYVEGAGSVLFDTGSYAYDGARNIKQIGSDLYRYDLANRLDWARMSYEKNGTSQSNDIDYVYDRYGNMTDRLVTGDTPPDGLHFSGRIYTAAGASFPDNRIHGADFLYDQNGNLTQEPTHDQAGGFNYFFSPENRLSYVQKYLSGGALLQQASYDSEGNRWLRITSASGGKALITLRDAGGQVVADYEVKSTDDVPSLTKEYLRGAGGLLAIHSTCGPRPDLVYGNPRKVGTEYRFHKYDHMAPSGDYHIFIESESGLTKTLTRPSSLEDEFGIDESEFFPGETNWISIETTAECGTTGYSNALSLRRGGGGGGCLKQATMFLYALRTGFGDDGSSSQEIGTSNDGSDCPLGTLFNAYYQPAGSNTVVLLYAQPQGIPRIQLPDQPAGAGHGQYWFTAVDPVTLVEFDQSAPITDDVRTTTQNQSPASAPASHNLQFVHRDHLGSTRLMTDENGVEIGRWKYFPFGMEAATEESGDPRMKFTGHEDDQSIGAAHMLARVDVLALAMFLSVDPGGVRLVSPGSWNRYMYVMGNPLSYCDPSGEDSFWALPPKERRSVERELGIVQRTLSKLGAGDGSAILAPAGPYSIYEMVFGGHDSTYDVEYLTPEQDGWAGLAAQGFLGGKAQIVLNSTRIDKSDEPRQLLRVQMFTAALSYLTGKKDTVSLAQVAVKMRGLLRLSDRFVRVWLKELIKNSYIATPNGRAPSKATQALQNLLADIEREGRAARMMMDERNGNWIKILRASPQYNN